The Kosmotoga olearia TBF 19.5.1 sequence AGGATAGGTGCCTTCCTGTGGCTTTATCTTTATTCTTTCGTGGTAATAAATTATTGGTGGATAGTCTTCATAATCGGTGTGTTCATTTTCACAATATTGCTAGTTAGGGGCTTCAAAAAAGAGATAATGAATATCTGGCGTTGGTTAATGAAACGAAGGATAATCAGATTTATCTCGAGGCTCTTCGTGGAGTCAAAGCCACACTGATTACATCTTAGCGGCAAGATTTCCGGAAGAGAAAGGTTTTTCGAATATCAATGAAACCTTCTTTTTTGAAATTTTCTCGGCTATTTTCCTGAAATGATAACCTGATATTGCAAGCGCCACGACCAGTGGAAAATGCCTTCTTTTTTTGAAGAGGCTCCATATGAGTAATTTCCAGTACTCAAACCTTTCTTTACCAAATATCCCTATCACCACAAGCGACCTTAAAAAGGCTTTGATTTCTATGAAAGTTATTTTTTTCAATCTAAAAGTATTGGGGAATTTATAGACAGACAAGAATTTTCTTAACCGTCTATAGTAATTTACGGGAGAATAAAGTTGTTTCATAAGCCTTTGATAACCGGAGATCAGGGTTTTTATATTCATTCTGGGAATAAAATTTATGGAAATCTCCACGTTATTTTCAACAAACTCACTGATCAATCTGCCTTCATTACGCATCCGCTCGTAAAGCTTGCTTCCACGAGGAGCATTCAGCATGCCAACCATGGCCGTTACTATACCCGTTCGTTGAATGAAACTGAATTGACGCTTGAATATAGAAGGCGTATCATGGTCAAACCCTATGATGAACCCCCCCTGTACTTCAAGACCTGAAGAATGTAATTTCTCTACGGATTTCTCCAGATTATGTTTGATATTCTGATATTTGTTTGTTTCCTTAAGACTCTCCTTATCCGGAGTTTCTATACCAACAAAAACCCTGTTAAATCCCGCCCGGGTCATCAAGTTTACTAGTTCATCGTCATCCGCAAGATCTATGGATACTTCCGTGTAGAATGTGAAAGGGTAGTTATGCGCTTTTTGCCATTCGATAATAGCTGGTAAAACTTTCCGTTTGAGGTCAAATCTTTTCCCGATGAAGTTATCGTCCACAAAAAAAACAGATCTTCTCCATCCCAAATCATAGAGGGTTTGCAATTCTTGAATAATCTGTTCTGTACTTTTCGATCTTGGAACATGGCCATTAAGTGCACCTATCTCACAAAACTCACAGTCGAATGGACAGCCCCTGGAATACTGTATCCCCATCGAGTAATACCACTTGAGATGTAAAAGATCCCATCTGGGAACAGGTGCTTTTGTTATATCAGGAAAATCCGGGCTTGCGTAATATCTCTTCAATTTGCCATTTTCAATATCTTCTACGAGTTCTGGCATGATCTCTTCAGCTTCTCCTAAAACGAAATGATCTGCATTCGGAAAATGATCGGGTTCCATTGTGAATAGCGGTCCACCTGCAATAACCGGAACATTCAATTCGTTGCATCGCCGTATGACATCTTTGACAGATTCACGTTGTACAGCCATAGCGCTTATAAAAACGTAATCACTGTTTCTAACATCCTTTTCTTTCAACCTCTCACAGTTCATATCGACCAACTTTATATTCCATTCATCTGGAAGATAAGAAGCGATCGTCAGCAATCCCAATGGAGGTAATGCAGCCCTTTTAGAAGCAAACTTC is a genomic window containing:
- a CDS encoding B12-binding domain-containing radical SAM protein, with protein sequence MVYPEYPDTFWGFKHALKFASKRAALPPLGLLTIASYLPDEWNIKLVDMNCERLKEKDVRNSDYVFISAMAVQRESVKDVIRRCNELNVPVIAGGPLFTMEPDHFPNADHFVLGEAEEIMPELVEDIENGKLKRYYASPDFPDITKAPVPRWDLLHLKWYYSMGIQYSRGCPFDCEFCEIGALNGHVPRSKSTEQIIQELQTLYDLGWRRSVFFVDDNFIGKRFDLKRKVLPAIIEWQKAHNYPFTFYTEVSIDLADDDELVNLMTRAGFNRVFVGIETPDKESLKETNKYQNIKHNLEKSVEKLHSSGLEVQGGFIIGFDHDTPSIFKRQFSFIQRTGIVTAMVGMLNAPRGSKLYERMRNEGRLISEFVENNVEISINFIPRMNIKTLISGYQRLMKQLYSPVNYYRRLRKFLSVYKFPNTFRLKKITFIEIKAFLRSLVVIGIFGKERFEYWKLLIWSLFKKRRHFPLVVALAISGYHFRKIAEKISKKKVSLIFEKPFSSGNLAAKM